Within Acidobacteriota bacterium, the genomic segment CCTGAGAGTGTGTCCCCGGTATATTCCCCTTTTGTCCCCTCTTTTATTTCTTTCGCAGTACCCATGTGGTCATTGAGCGTAGATTTTGGACAACCGTGGTCTTCAACGGGTCGGCCAGTTCGCAGCCCAACCGTTCGCTGATCGAGCCGAGCAGCGCTGCGTCCACCAGGTAGCGCTCCGAGCCATCCGGCGATCGGTAGCGGCGTCCGCCGTCGCTGGTATTGTCGCGTCCCTTGTCGTGGTGCTCCTTGTCGTGGTGCTCCTTGATATGTTCCACCTGGCTCTCCATGCCGATCGAGGACCCGAGGCGGCAGAAGAAGAGCCCGCCGGGCTTCAGAATGCGCCAGCATCCCATCAGCATGGACTCGAAGTGCGCGTCGTCCCGGGCGAAATGGAGGACGGCGTTGCTGATAACCACATCCGCGCAGGCATCGTCAAACGACATGCGTTCGACGGGTTCGACTCGAAAATTCGACGACGCCCGACCCGCCGAAAGTCCCGGCGCGAGTTTCCGGGCCAGGCGGCGGACGCTCTCCACCGTCGGCGCGTCTGCGTCCGCGCCGAAAACTTCGTAGCCTTCCCGCAGGAAGTAAACGATGTTTCGACCACCGCCGCACCCTGCGTCCACGATGCGCATTCCGGGCGAGATGCGGCCCTTCAGAAGCTGGTCGAAAAGATAGATATCAATCTGGCCGAATTGCTCTTGCAGCGTGGGTTGGGTCATTCTTAAGAAACTAGACTAGCGGCATGTTGGCGTCAAGTTTCCTGGGAAGTTCTTGCTCTCAAGGGTCTCCATCCTACTCCTGCTACTGCCCAAAAATGGTGTGAAAGGGAACCGCCTGAACTGGGTGATATATTTTCATCAGAACTTCTTTGCCTGAGCGGGATGCGGCCCAGGTGCTTGCAGCAGCCGCCCTCCGGCAGCAGGCCGCGGTTTTAGCGCCGCCAACCACGTGAGTCTAACTCAATTGATCTCCCGCGCCGAAAATAATTCACGCAGTTTTGCCTGTCCCTATTTTCTCCCCTGTCTCCTCCCCTGTCTCCTCCTAAGTCGAGCACTTCCCCATTTTTTCTTGTCAGACTGGTCAGACTCAATAATTTGGATTTTTTAGTGGGAGTCGCGGGCGAATTGCATCGGGGAAATTGATCTGAGTTGCTTTCGAAACCTGAATCGCCAACTCCGATTCGCTATCATCCTGGGGCGACCGCAAATCTGGTCAGAGTGGTCAGAACTGTGAACGTGTGCACTTTGGGCGCGGTGAATTCCTCGGATGATTTGTCAGGGCGGTTGGCCGCGCGCTGAGGGCGAATCTTAGGCGAATTTGGCGACTCGACATTTACCTGTTGGTTACTCGTTTTCGAGACCCATCCACTTGGCCCTGATCCGGAGTGAGACGGAGTTGGACGTCCCGCCTTCGGGTGGAGGATTGTAAGTGGTAACGGGAATCGTTGGGTCGCCGAAGACGCCGTTGTTTTGCAGCGGGCCGGGGACGTTGAAGGGATTGGGCAGCGCGCTGCGGACCATCGCGCCGGGAACCTTGGCGCGCAACGTGCGCGGGTTGACGAAGGTGGTGGGCACGGCCACGCCGTTCACCTTTACTACGGTCGAGCCGGTGTAGCCCACGCCACGGACGGTCAGTTCGAAATCCGCGCCACCTTCCACGATGGTATGCGGCGCGATGGCGCTGATCTCCGGGGTGGGCGTGGCGCCGGAGATGCGGCGCGGCGGCTGCGTGAAGCTGTAGTACGACGACGTGTAGCCCAGCTGGATGAACTCGCCGGCCTTCATCACGCGCTCGATCTTCTTGGTGTTGCGGATATCCCGCAGCGGATCGGCTGAGAGGACCACGAGGTCGGCGAATGATCCGGCGGCGAGCGTGCCCACCAGTGGGTTGCCGCGCGCACCCTTTTTTCCCGCGAGCTTTTCCGCGGACCAGCCCGTCGCCGATTGCAGCGCCTGCATCGGCGTTAGCCCCGCCTCGACGAGCATCTCCATTTCCTGATGCAGGCCCAGTCCCACGGTGCCGCCGGTTACGGTGTCCGTACCCGCATGGATCTTGCCACCCAGCTCCACCCAGCGTTTCACGAAGCGCTTGCTGATCTCGTAGCCAGCCTTGAATTCCATGAGGTCGGCGGGCGCGATATGCGGCATCATCATCTTGTTCTCATACTTCTTTGAGAAGTTGCGAGCCTCATGCAGGCGCTGCATCACGGAGTGCGAGATGCTCTGCGGATAGTAGGCCGCGAGGCTTTGGTCTTGCAGCAGTTGATAAACTTCCTGCTCGAACTCGGCGGCGCGCGGGCTGAATGATCCCATTTCATAGAGCTGCGTGGGATTCAGATACGCGCCGGCGGTGATGGTTTCGCGCATCAACTGCTCGGTGCGATTGGTGTCGCGCAGGAACGCGGCCCAGTGCAGATACTTGCCCGCCTGAAAGTCGGCGTGCTCCTGCTCGGTCATCTGCGGGACGGCGAATCCCCAGAGATGCTCGATGACGTCGAGGCCGCGTCCCACCGACTCGACGGCGTTTTCGGTGTGGCCGAAGATGATCAGGCCGGCGCGATGAATCTCGTCGGCGGCCCATGCGTAGGCGGCTTTGGTGGAGTCATTGTAGTCGGGCATCTTGGTGAAATCGGGCTTCTTCTCGATCCACGCGCGAACGTTCTTGCGAACTTGATCCTCGCTCATGGCGCCGTTGAAATCGGGCCGCCCGGCGGAATCATAGAGACGCGGAGTGCGATAGGAAGCGCTGCGCGAAGCCGCCTTCACGCGCGGCAGGTCGGTGCCGATGCCCAGTGCGGAGGTTACGCCGTGATTCAGGAACAGCTCGCCCATCCACTCTTCATAGTGAACGTGCGAGTCGATCAGGCCGGGGATGATGAACTTGCCCGCCAGATCCATCACCGTCGCGCCGGCGGGCACGGGAGTATTCCTGCCGCCAAGGGCGACGATCTTGTCGCCCTGAATTACGACGACCGCATCGACGATGGCGGCATCGCCCACACCGCTGATGACGGTGGCGCCACGCAGGACGGTTGTTCCGACAGGTGTTCCAGCGGGCAGGTTCTGCGCTTGCGCGGGGACTAAGCACTGCCCAGCAATGGCGATGGCAAGCAACAGAATGAGATTCCTTATGGTATCCATCATTACCGTTGGCATTACCGTTGGCACTATTGTAGGCATCTGCTAACCCTCCATGTGGACCGGCGACGGCAGCATTCCCGCAACACATAGTAGCAATTCTTTATCGCCCTGCGTAGGCATTATGGACTAAAATTACAGGGGGTCAGTTTGACATTGCGTCTTGACCCAAACCAGGGCAGCGCACCAACAGGGCGCAATTACCTTCGACATCATGGAATCATTTAAAAATGACTGACACCATTTTCCACGCACCGCTCTGGCGCGCCGCCGCGCAAAAATGTTTGAACGTATTGGTAGCGTGGTTGCTGCTGGCACTGCTACCGTGGTACGCCTACGCGCAGGGTGCGCCTCAGGCGGCGGCAGCAGCAGCAGCAGCAGCGGGAAGCCAGTGGACGGTTGAGGCTCCGCCCGCCAAGGAATTGAGTCCCGGGCACGGGCTGGTGAGTCCGCTGACACATGCCGTGCGCACCACTGTCCCGATCGTGCTGAATGGCGTGATGGACGAGGCGATCTGGGCCGCCGCGCCGCCGGTCAGGCGGTTGATCCAGCGCGATCCGAAGATGGGCGAACTCACCAGCGAGCCCACCGAGGTGCGCATTCTTTTCGACACGGACAACCTCTATATCGCCGTTTATTGCTACGACGCAGAGCCGCAATCCATCGTGGCCACCGAGCTGCGCTACGACGCCGAGATGGAGGGCGACGACATCTTCGAGGTGATGATTGACACCTTCCACGATCATCGCAGCGGCTACCGCTTTCGCGTCAACCCGCTGGGGACGATTCGCGATCAGTCGGTGGGCGAGGAAGGTCTTATCGTCAACGAAAATTGGGACGAGAAGTGGGAGGCGAAGGCGCGTATAACCAACGAGGGCTGGTTCGCCGAGATGCGTATTCCGTTTGCGGCCATGCGTTTTCCCGAAGGCGACAATCTGCGTTGGGGCATCAACTTTCACCGCACCATCATCCGCAAGAACGAGGACTCGTTCTGGTCCGGCTACAATCGCGGTTATACGCTGACACGAATCTCCGGCGGCGGGCACATGGATGGCCTGGAGGGAATCAAGGGCATGCGCCTGCGCGTGAAGCCCTACGTCGCCGGACGCATGGTGCAAACGCCGGAGCTGCGCGGAACTCACAGCGTTCTGCTGGGCGATGTGGGCATTGAGGACGCCAAGTTCCTGATCACTCCGCAGTTTGCTTTGGACATGACCGTAAATCCCGACTTCGCGCAAGCGGAAGTGGATCAGGCACAAGTAAATCTGTCGCGCTTCAATCTGTTCTTCCCGGAGAAGCGCGAGTTTTTCCAGGAAGGCTCCGGCATCTTCCAGTTTGGCACGGGCAGCCGTTTCGGCACGTCGTCCGATCTGATCGTGTTCCACAGCCGGCGCATCGGATTGAACGACCGCCGCGAGGAGATTCCCATCCTCGCGGGGTTGAAGTTGAGCGGCAAGCAAGGCCCGCTGGAGATTGGCGCGCTGAATATGCAGACGCGCCGCCGCGAGTTTTCAGACGGCATCCGCTCCAATGAGCCCAGCCAAAACTTCACTGTCCTGCGCGCGAAAGTCACGGTGATGCCGCGCTCCTACGCGGGCTTCATCGCCACGCGCAATACGGGGAGCCGTCTGGGCGGCGATAATCGCACGCTGGGTTTTGACACCAACTTCTCGCTGAAGCGCTATCTGAACCTGCAGGGGTTTGTCTCGAAGACGTTCACGCGCAGCCTCCAGGAGAAGGCCTGGGCCGGCAAGGCGGCTATTGAGTGGAGTTCCGACCACTATCAATACAGCGTGGAGCACATGCGCGTGGACGAGAATTACCGGCCCGAGATGGGCTACGTGAGGCGCTTCGAGGCCGGTTGGAATGGACTCGAGCAGACCAAGCTGGAAGCCGCATACAAGCCTCGGCCCGGCTGGGAGGGCGTGCGGCAATTGAATTTCTCCACCGCCGTGGACTACTTCACCGACCGCGCTGGACTGCTGGACACGCGCGAGGCGCGCGGCGCGGCCAGCATGACGTTTCAGAGCGGCGACATCATTCGCTTCGGCATTGCCCGCTACTTCGAGCGGCTGCAAACTCCGTTTCGCATCGCGGGCGGCGGAGGCACGGTGCCGATCGGCGACTATCGCTTCAATCGTTATAACGCGCAGTACACACTGTTCAGCGGCAAAACGCTCTCCGGTAATTTCAACTTTGAGCGCACCGGTTATTATGACGGCTCCATCTCCACTTTTACGACCTCGCCCTTCTGGAGGGCCAACGCGAATTTTTCGCTGTCGCCGGGATTTGCGTGGAACCGAATTACGCGCTTGGGTAATTCGTTTGATACGCGTCAGTTGAATCTGGTGGGCAACTATTCGCTCAGCCAAAAGTGGCTGACGCGCTCGACGTTCGTGCTCAACAGCCAGGACCATAGCGTGCTGATGAATTTTCGCGTGAACTACCTCTACAAGCCCGGCGACGATCTGTTCCTGGTCTACAGCGAGTCGAGAATTTACGGAGATTTGAGCGGTCTGGTGAATCGCGCGCTCATCGCCAAGCTAACTTACTCCGTGGATTTCTAGCGCTGGGTGCCATGGAGGCAGAAAACATTTCCTGCGCTGTCATTCTGAGCGCAGCGAAGAACCTGCTTTTATTCTCCGCTTACAAGAAAAAGCAGGTCCTTCGCTGCGCTCAGAATGACAGCAAGTTGAAATTTGTGAATGGAAGTAAATGATCCAGTCCCGACCAATATTCTTAGAGGAACCTTTTACATGCAAGTTAAGCCATCCGAACTGAAGCCGCGCGAGTTCTACCGCATCCTGATCTCGGCGGTCGCGCCGCGTCCCATCGCCTGGGTATCAACCATAAGCAAGGATGGCGTTGCCAATCTCGCGCCGTTTTCATTCTTCAACGCGTTGTGCGGAGCTCCGCCACTGCTGGGATTTTGTCCCGGTATCCGCGCGCGGGAGGTCCGCGAGGCGCTCGGCTCGCCGGTGAAAGACACGCTGCAGAATATCCGCGACACCGGCGAATTCGTGGTGGCCGTGGTTACTTACGAAGTGGCCGAGCGCATGAACATGACGGCGGGCGATTATTCAGCTTCGGTGGATGAGTTCCAGTTGGCGGGCGTTACGCCCCGCGCGTCGCAGATGGTGAAGCCGGCGCAGGTGGCCGAATCCCCGGTGAACTTTGAATGCAAGGTCTACCAGATTCTCGATTTCGGCACCGAGACCTCCGGTGGCAGCATGGTGATCGGCGAGGTGGTGGCCGCCAATCTTGCGGAGAGTGTTCTAAAGGATGGGCGCATCGACGGCAACTTGCTCGATCTGGTGGGACGCATGGGGGGCAATCAATACAGCCGCACCACGGACCGTTTCGACTTGGCCAGGCCGGCGATGGAAGCGCCACAGGGGCAACTCGGTTAGTGGTCCGCCTGAACTCCGAGGCTTGAAACTTCCATCATGAAACTGAAAGACAAAGTGGTCATCATCACCGGCGGCAGTCGCGGCATCGGCCAGGCCGTCGCCATGCACTGCGCGCGTGAAGGCGCTCGCGTGGGCATCTGCTCGCGCACCGCCGCGGAGATGGATGCGGCGCTCGGCCCGCTTCGGCAGCTCTCTTCCGCCGCCGCCGGATGGCCCTGCGATGTCTCTGAAGAAGAGCAGGTCGCCGAGTTTGTTAGGAAAGCGCAAGCTCACTTCGGGCGCATTGATGTCCTCATCAACAATGCCGGCGTCATGACCCGCCCTGTGCCGATCACGGAACTGGAAGCGCGCAAGTTCGACTATGCCATCAGCGTGAATCTGCGCGGCACGTTTCTGATGAGCAAGGCCGTGGTCCCCATCATGCAGAAGCAGCGCGTCGGGTCGATCATAAACGTCTCCTCCATGGTGGGGCGCGGCGCCTACGCGAACTTCGTGGGTTACGCAGCCTCCAAGTGGGGCATCGAGGGAATCACGGTTACGCTGGCGTCTGAGTTAAGCACTGATCGCATCCGCGTCAACTCGGTGGAGCCCGGCTACGTGGCCACCAAGATGACCGGCTACCAGGGCAGCAAACCCGAGTCCGTTACCGACGTTTTCGTTTACCTCGCCTCGGACGAGTCGAAATCAGTAACCGGCAAAATGCTCAGTTCCTCCGGCTGGAAATCGCAAGTCAAGTAACAGCACAAATTAAACAATCTAACCGTTGACCTCTGCGGCTGACTGGCATAGAATTTTTACGTTCTTATTCATTCCTCGTTCGCCCCATTGGAACTACCAATCGGGTCGAGAAGTTAAGTCCAGAATTAGGGAGTCTCCCATGGCAGAAGGCAAATTTTCCGGGCCGCCCGCTGAAGGTACAACTGATTGCGGAAACGGGTGCCCTGATAATGCTCACGACAAGCCGCGCAGCGGGCTGTCGCGCCGCGATTTTCTTAAGCGCAGCAACGCCGGCGCTGTCGCCGTTGGCGTGATGACCGGCACGGGCTTCACCGCCGCGCTGATTGAGCCTGCCCAGGCTCAGGTCGCCGCCAAGCCCGCCGCCAATGCCGCGCCGCCTGCGCCGTTGAAGTCGCGGAAGCTGACGCTGGATATCGACGGCAAGAAGCACGACGTTACCGTCGATGTGCGCGAGAGCCTCTGGGAGACGATGAACTACCAGCTTGGGCTGGCCAACTCCAACCTCGGCTGCGACCGCGCGCAGTGCGGCGCCTGCACCATTCTGGTGGATAGCAAGCCGGTGAACGGCTGTACGGTGCTCTCGGCGCGCAACGGGCGCGGCCAAAAAATTATCACCGTCGCGGGCATCAGCAACGGCCCCGGCGTGGCGGGACTGCATCCGGTGCAGCGCGCATTCTGGCTGGAGGGCGGATTCCAGTGCGGCATCTGCACACGCGGATTTGTGATGGCCTCCTACGCGTTGCTTCAGAAGAATAACAAACCCACCAACGATGAGATCAAGGAAGCGCTGGCCGGCAACATCTGCCGCTGCGGCGAGTACCCCAAAATCCTCAGCGCAGTGCAGAAGGCCGCAGCCGAGATGCGCGGCGAGAAGGTTGTCTATACCGCGCCACTGATCACGGGCGATGTGCCGGTGGCAGTTTCTGCGCCGGTTGCCAACGCCATCACCAAACAGTTCGAGTTTGCCTCGCCGCTCGGTACCATCGAGCAGTATGACGACTTGGCCAGCGAGCTGAAACAGCGCCCCGGCATTGTCGGCGTGGCGGGCAGCGAGCGCACCATCGCGCCCACGTGGGACCCGGCGAAGATTGATGAGGCTGGCGTGCGTCGTGCATTGGCCGAGCTGGGACACGCTGTTAGGTAATGGGGATTAGGGAATAGGGAAGCCCGCGAGAGAGTTTTTAGGAGAGACGTTATGGCACTCAAAGTGGATGCGCTAAAAGTTGTGCAGGACCCCGCATACGCGGCTAGTCTGAGCGATGAGCACTGGCAGGCGCTCACCGACGACCCGGAGTGGAACCTGCTGGTGGGCGAACAGCGCGAGATGGTCGAGCCGGTCTATGAAATCTACGGCCACCGGCTGGGTATCCCCGCGCCACGCCCGCGCGCCGAAGTGTTGCTGGCCCAGGCGCAAATCGCGCAGGCGCAGGTCGCCGCCAAGTCCGCGGTTACCGCCAACGCGACTGATGCCGCGGGAGGCACTGCTGGATTTCAGGTCGTGGGTACCCGCGTGCCGCGCCTGCATGGCTACGGCGTGGTAACCAACGTCGGCCAGTACACGCAGAACATGCGCATGCCCGGCATGTTGCACACGCGCACGCTGCGCAGCCCGTATCCACACGCGAAGATCAAGAAGGTGGACCTGACCAAGGCCCGGATGCTGCCGGGCGTGATTGCAATTCTATCGCGCGATACGTTGCCCGCCGAATACCGTGACGTAAAGCTGGGCAGCGGCCCGCCGGATCGCTATCTATTCAATGAGGAAGTATTTGAAGTGGGTTCGCCGATTGCGGTCGTCGCCGCCGAGAACGAACATATCGCCGACGAAGCTACGCATCTGATCGAAGTGGAGTACGAGATTCTTCCCGCTACGCTCGACATGATGGAAGGGGCGCTCGCCAGCACCGTCAAGCAGTGGGAGAGCGAGGAAGACGGAACCATCATCGCCAGGACGCCGCCACTGGTGCGCGGCAATCCCGACGGCGCGCGCGCCGACATCAACCTCGACTCCGTGCTTACGCGCTCGACCGAGCAGCACATGCCGCTGGAGATGACCAACTCGCTAATGTATTGGGATCAGGATCGCCTGGTCGCCTACTACACCAACCAACACGCGCACGGCTCGCGCTCCGGCCTGTCGCAGGCGCTGAAGATTCCCGTGAATCGCGTGCGCGTGATTCAGCCCGGGTACGTGGGTTCCGGCTACGGCTATCGCTCCGGCATCGATCTGGCCGAGATTCATGCGGCAATACTTGCAAAGATCACGGGTCGTCCGGTTAAGAACATGTATACGCGCGAGGAGGATTTCGTAACACGCACGCATCGCCCCGAGTTCCGCAATGAGATGAAGTTCGGCGTCAACCGCGACGGAGCCATTCAGTACGGGCAGTTCCGTGTCTTCGGCAACGTGGGCGCGCAGCGCGGCGGCGCGGCCAACGGCGCATGGTTCATCATGCAGACGCTTTACAAGATTCCCAACCTGAAGCTCGAAGCGATCGACGTTTTCACGAACAGCTTCAAGTCCGGCCCGTATCGCTGCGTCAGCCATCCCAATGGAACTTTCGCCATGGAGATGATGATGGAGAAGGCCGCCTACGCCATCGGCATGGACCCGGTCGAATTCCGCCTGAAGAACCTCAACGAAGAGGGCAACCCCGAGACCAAGAAACCTTACAGCAATTCCGGCGTCCGCGAGTGCATCACCAAAGCCGCCGAGAAGATTGGCTGGAAGCAGAATTGGCACGCGCCGCGCGCCAAGCAGGTGCGTCCGGGAGTGTTCCACGGCATCGGCCTCGCCGCGCACTCGTGCAGCCACGGCGGCGGGACCAACCCGGCCACGGGGCAGGTGATCGTCAACTCCGATGGCAGCGTGCAGTGCGTCTCCGGCTCGACTGAGATTGGCCCCGGTCAGCGCACCCAGATGGCCATGATTACCGCCGAAGCGTTGGGCGTGCCGCTGCATCGCGTCAGCATCGCGACGTATGTTGATACGGATAACACCACTGATGCAGGCAGCACCTCCGGAAGCCGCCAGACCAATACCGGCGGACGCGGCATGTATGAAGCCGCGATGGACGCCAAGCGACAGATACTGCAGCTTGCTGCCGAAAAGTTTGTGGACGACGCCAAGCGCAAGAATGAGACGCTGCAAGTGGCGGCGGCGGACCTGGACATGCGCAACGGCGAAATTTTCGTCAAGTCAACTCCGGCGCGCAAGCAGCCGCTGGAAGCTGTCGTCAGCGCGTACGGACTGCCTGTGTTGGGCCGCGCCATCTACAAGCAGGACAATGATTGGGAGCGCGCCGCGTGGGCCGCGCACGCCGCCGAAGTGGAAGTTGACACCATGACGGGCAGCATCAAGGTTATTAAGTACGCCGCCGCGCATGATGTGGGCCGCGCTATCAATCCGTTCGCGCTGGAGCAGCAGATCGAAGGCGGCGTGGTGATGGCGCTCGGCGCCGCGCTGATGGAAGAGTTGCTGATCGACCGTGCCACGGGACTGCCGCTGAATCCCAACATGCTCGACTACCGGCCGCCGACGATCCTCGATGTGCCGGAAACGATCGACGTAATTCTGGTCGAGAAGCCCAAGGCCTACGGAGTGTTTGGCGCGCACGGCATCGGCGAGCCGCCCATGGCCCCGCCGGGTCCGACGATCGCCGCAGCGGTGCACAACGCCATCGGCGTTTGGATGGACAGTATGCCCATGACCCGCGAGAAAGTGTTGGCCGGGTTGCGTAACGTACGGTAAGTCGGTTGATTTCGTAATTTGTATTCGTCATTTGTTTTTGTCAGGGCACGACTTTAGTCGTGCCGCTCAGAAGTCGCCGAACGGCGGCTTTAGCCGCTGAGGTTCAGTCTCAGCTCTTGATATGTGGATAGCAGAGGAGTCGGTCATGAAAAGTTTCGAGCTGTATGAGCCTAAAAATGTGCAGGAAGCCCTCGTTGTCCTGAAGACGCACGGCAACAAAGCACGCGCACTGGCGGGCGGCAGCGACCTCGTCGCCGGGGTGATGAAGGACTGGGTTTCGGGCGCAGGCATGCCGCTACCCGACGCGCTGGTGGATCTGTCCACCATCCCGCAGCTCAAGGGCATCAAGGCAGACGCGCGCGGCATCACCATCGGCGCCATGACCACGCTCACCGACATCATCGAGCACAAGGAAGTCATCGCGCGCATCCCGCTGCTGAAGGACGCGGCGCACTCGGTGGCCTCGCAGCTCATCCGCAACTACGGCACGCTTGGCGGCAATCTCAATCAGCGTCCGCGCTGCTGGTTCTTCCGCGGCAAGGATTTCGATTGCTTCAAGAAGGGCGGCGACTTCTGCTATTCCGTCAGCGGCGACAACCGCTACCACGCCATCATCGGCGGCGAACTTTGCTACATCGTACACCCGTCCGACACGGCCACCGCGCTGCTCGCTCTGAACGCCACGGCCAAGGTCGCCGGCCCGACGGGCGAGCGCACCGTCGCCTTCGACAACCTATTCGTCGGCCCGCGCGAAAACATCCTCAATGAAAATGTGTTGAAGCCCGAAGAACTGATGACCGAAGTGTTCATCCCCAATCCCGCCCCCGGCACCCGGCAGGCCTGGACGAAGCTCAAGAACCGCCAGGTTTACGACTTCGCCGTCTGCGCCGTAGCCACCGCCTTCACGGTGGAAAACGGCACATGGAAAGACGGCCGCATCGTGATGGGCGGCGTCGCCCCGGTCCCCTACCGCGCGCTGGTCGTCGAGAACGCCATCAAAGGCAAGGACATCAAAGCCGCCATCAAACAAGCCTCCGCCGCCATCCGCACCGTCGCCCGCCCCATGAGTATGAACGCCTACAAAGTAGACATCGCCGCCAACATGCTGGAGCGCACAATCCTGGCCGGACTGGCGTAAAGTTCCAGAGTGATGCCCAAAGGAGAAATGACTCTGCCTTCACCGCGCCAAAATGTCTTGATCGCATACGAGAAGCAGTCGATCGCTTCGATTGCGTTCTAAGGACACTCGGTGATATGAGTGGAGACTTTTTTAAATACGAAGATAATAAGCGGCTTTCCTTGGAAGAGATGGTCGGAACCCTTGCTGACATGCTTTGGTGGCCGGATGTCGCCCGGTCGCTTGCTCAAGAAGGTGTAGCCCTCATTGAGCAAATCTCATATGACGCAGAGGTCTTCAGAACGACCCCCGAAGCCACCTAGGATTTTCTTCGGGTAAAAGC encodes:
- a CDS encoding SDR family oxidoreductase yields the protein MKLKDKVVIITGGSRGIGQAVAMHCAREGARVGICSRTAAEMDAALGPLRQLSSAAAGWPCDVSEEEQVAEFVRKAQAHFGRIDVLINNAGVMTRPVPITELEARKFDYAISVNLRGTFLMSKAVVPIMQKQRVGSIINVSSMVGRGAYANFVGYAASKWGIEGITVTLASELSTDRIRVNSVEPGYVATKMTGYQGSKPESVTDVFVYLASDESKSVTGKMLSSSGWKSQVK
- a CDS encoding xanthine dehydrogenase family protein subunit M; this encodes MWIAEESVMKSFELYEPKNVQEALVVLKTHGNKARALAGGSDLVAGVMKDWVSGAGMPLPDALVDLSTIPQLKGIKADARGITIGAMTTLTDIIEHKEVIARIPLLKDAAHSVASQLIRNYGTLGGNLNQRPRCWFFRGKDFDCFKKGGDFCYSVSGDNRYHAIIGGELCYIVHPSDTATALLALNATAKVAGPTGERTVAFDNLFVGPRENILNENVLKPEELMTEVFIPNPAPGTRQAWTKLKNRQVYDFAVCAVATAFTVENGTWKDGRIVMGGVAPVPYRALVVENAIKGKDIKAAIKQASAAIRTVARPMSMNAYKVDIAANMLERTILAGLA
- a CDS encoding flavin reductase family protein; this translates as MEVNDPVPTNILRGTFYMQVKPSELKPREFYRILISAVAPRPIAWVSTISKDGVANLAPFSFFNALCGAPPLLGFCPGIRAREVREALGSPVKDTLQNIRDTGEFVVAVVTYEVAERMNMTAGDYSASVDEFQLAGVTPRASQMVKPAQVAESPVNFECKVYQILDFGTETSGGSMVIGEVVAANLAESVLKDGRIDGNLLDLVGRMGGNQYSRTTDRFDLARPAMEAPQGQLG
- a CDS encoding class I SAM-dependent methyltransferase, which produces MTQPTLQEQFGQIDIYLFDQLLKGRISPGMRIVDAGCGGGRNIVYFLREGYEVFGADADAPTVESVRRLARKLAPGLSAGRASSNFRVEPVERMSFDDACADVVISNAVLHFARDDAHFESMLMGCWRILKPGGLFFCRLGSSIGMESQVEHIKEHHDKEHHDKGRDNTSDGGRRYRSPDGSERYLVDAALLGSISERLGCELADPLKTTVVQNLRSMTTWVLRKK
- a CDS encoding xanthine dehydrogenase family protein molybdopterin-binding subunit gives rise to the protein MALKVDALKVVQDPAYAASLSDEHWQALTDDPEWNLLVGEQREMVEPVYEIYGHRLGIPAPRPRAEVLLAQAQIAQAQVAAKSAVTANATDAAGGTAGFQVVGTRVPRLHGYGVVTNVGQYTQNMRMPGMLHTRTLRSPYPHAKIKKVDLTKARMLPGVIAILSRDTLPAEYRDVKLGSGPPDRYLFNEEVFEVGSPIAVVAAENEHIADEATHLIEVEYEILPATLDMMEGALASTVKQWESEEDGTIIARTPPLVRGNPDGARADINLDSVLTRSTEQHMPLEMTNSLMYWDQDRLVAYYTNQHAHGSRSGLSQALKIPVNRVRVIQPGYVGSGYGYRSGIDLAEIHAAILAKITGRPVKNMYTREEDFVTRTHRPEFRNEMKFGVNRDGAIQYGQFRVFGNVGAQRGGAANGAWFIMQTLYKIPNLKLEAIDVFTNSFKSGPYRCVSHPNGTFAMEMMMEKAAYAIGMDPVEFRLKNLNEEGNPETKKPYSNSGVRECITKAAEKIGWKQNWHAPRAKQVRPGVFHGIGLAAHSCSHGGGTNPATGQVIVNSDGSVQCVSGSTEIGPGQRTQMAMITAEALGVPLHRVSIATYVDTDNTTDAGSTSGSRQTNTGGRGMYEAAMDAKRQILQLAAEKFVDDAKRKNETLQVAAADLDMRNGEIFVKSTPARKQPLEAVVSAYGLPVLGRAIYKQDNDWERAAWAAHAAEVEVDTMTGSIKVIKYAAAHDVGRAINPFALEQQIEGGVVMALGAALMEELLIDRATGLPLNPNMLDYRPPTILDVPETIDVILVEKPKAYGVFGAHGIGEPPMAPPGPTIAAAVHNAIGVWMDSMPMTREKVLAGLRNVR
- a CDS encoding (2Fe-2S)-binding protein, giving the protein MAEGKFSGPPAEGTTDCGNGCPDNAHDKPRSGLSRRDFLKRSNAGAVAVGVMTGTGFTAALIEPAQAQVAAKPAANAAPPAPLKSRKLTLDIDGKKHDVTVDVRESLWETMNYQLGLANSNLGCDRAQCGACTILVDSKPVNGCTVLSARNGRGQKIITVAGISNGPGVAGLHPVQRAFWLEGGFQCGICTRGFVMASYALLQKNNKPTNDEIKEALAGNICRCGEYPKILSAVQKAAAEMRGEKVVYTAPLITGDVPVAVSAPVANAITKQFEFASPLGTIEQYDDLASELKQRPGIVGVAGSERTIAPTWDPAKIDEAGVRRALAELGHAVR